Proteins encoded by one window of Agelaius phoeniceus isolate bAgePho1 chromosome 5, bAgePho1.hap1, whole genome shotgun sequence:
- the LOC143694066 gene encoding uncharacterized protein LOC143694066 — MGDLLSGSGVPEKLRSECAGSAGSGGSPAAWERKGQRVEGRGSREDREPPAGACEPGSLCLRVRSSRQAGAREPLDKAHPLLPPSRSSRRRPGGRAQVRLSPGEAAGAGLTGAGGSSPASGVRARPLVKRRLRERLAAKRRRHGSPVGTEGWRGGGGWLQPGVPRPRRGEPEQPAAGCGEPPSRRSAAPYRERGGGPPALEATHGIGRRGRRQGDSPGLGGTGLVPPLPPGGGAVRLFWLPAASGGRGDTERRRGCAGADRGCRRKMVLLGKQHPPLPRLSPARAVCSPLIARRGHPAPAAPPSRDGYIQRLLSRNFPGTASCDRTRSGASAAIAASRGRRTEPPPLSRRGSGRRTLPRGPPASSSCARGAAGDVQAKIPFMTKEGGNNISTVLRSGCY; from the exons ATGGGAGACCTGCTCTCGGGCAGCGGAGTACCCGAGAAGCTGCGGAGCGAGtgcgccggcagcgccggctCCGGGGGCTCGCCGGCCGCTTGGGAGCGGAAGGGGCAGCGCG TGGAGGGACGGGGCTCACGGGAAGACCGGGAGCCCCCCGCCGGTGCTTGCGAACCGGGCAGTCTCTGCCTGCGGGTGCGCAGCAGCCGCCAG GCAGGCGCGCGGGAACCCCTAGACAAAGCccatcccctccttcccccgAGCAGAAGCTCCCGCCGCCGGCCGGGTGGCCGGGCGCAGGTGCGCCTGTCACCGGGAGAGGCTGCGGGCGCGGGGCTGACGGGTGCaggtgggagcagccctgccagcgGTGTCCGGGCGCGACCCCTTGTGAAAAGGAGGCTCCGGGAGCGCCTGGCCGCGAAGCGCCGCCGCCACGGGAGTCCGGTGGGGACGGAAGGCTGGCGAGGCGGTGGCGGCTGGCTGCAGCCGGGCGTCCCCCGGCCGAGGCGAGGAGAGCCGGAGCAGCCTGCCGCCGGCTGCGGGGAGCCTCCATCCCGGCGGTCGGCAGCGCCGTACCGGGAGCGGGGCGGCGGGCCGCCGGCTCTCGAAGCGACGCACGGCATCGGGCGGAGGGGGCGACGACAAGGGGACTCACCCGGGCTCGGCGGGACGGGGCTGGTGCCTCCGCTGCCGCCTGGAGGTGGGGCGGTCAGGTTGTTCTGGCTCCCGGCGGCGTCGGGGGGCCGAGGGGACACGGAGAGGCGTCGAGGCTGTGCCGGGGCGGACAGAGGCTGCCGGAGGAAGATGGTGCTCCTGGGGAAACAACACCCTCCTCTCCCCCGCCTCTCCCCGGCGCGGGCGGTCTGCTCGCCTTTGATTGCGAGGCGAGGGCATCCTgcccccgccgctccccccTCCCGGGATGGTTACATACAAAGGCTGCTTTCCAGGAACTTTCCAGGAACCGCATCATGTGACAGGACCCGCTCCGGCGCCTCCGCCGCGATCGCGGCCAGCCGGGGCCGACGCACCGAGCCGCCGCCCCTGTCACGCCGGGGCAGCGGCCGCCGAACGCTGCCCCGCGGCccccccgcctcctcctcctgcgcccgcgGGGCCGCGGGCGACGTGCAG GCAAAAATCCCTTTCATGACCAAGGAAGGAGGCAACAACATTTCTACAGTCCTGAGAAGTGGCTGTTACTAG